The genome window CCCTCAACTCTCTCCAACCAGCAACCGCTATTTATACCCCGACCTCACCAAACCAAAATACGCATTCATCTCGCTTCtctcttcatctctctctctctgtccgtctctctctctctcgccgtCGATAACTTTCAAAATGCAAGCCCTGAGTTTCTCTCCCCGCCTTTTCCCGTCAACTCACCGCCAGTCTCTCCCTCCGGCCACCTCGTTTTCAATCGGAAAAAGTTGCCTCGTTTCTTCTCCTTCACTCTCTCTCCCTGCTTTTTCTCAATGCCGCGCAGTTCAATCACCTCATGAAGGTCTTTTCTATATCTTTTATCTCTCTGCTTGTTTATGTACTTAAATGTGCGCTTATAAGTTCCTGAAGCTGATATGTTCGTTGTTATCgggtttttttctttttgcacgaattcttcaaaatagtatctttgactttttgcacgtgtGCGGTGACTGGACATGTTATAATCTTTTTTAGAAAAAGTGCaaaaattagtataaaagaTACTGTAATCTTATGttattgtgtattttttttctaaaaaagtgCTAAGAGTAGAATAAATGATTCTTTTTAAATGCATAACGttatgtttttactttttaatttgaattgtcAATTTTCCGAAAATAATGAGAACATAAATGAATTCTTTTTGCAATTTTGTTCTTGATCGAGTCAGTTGATAATGACAATGAAATTTAAgaattattgttgttgttgttgttgttgttgcattGATAAGTTACTAATATCTGATGTTTCGTCTGTTTTTTAGTTGCGGGAGAGGTTAAATTTATGGAAGCTTCGCAACTCGGGAATGTAATTCCTCTTCACAGAGTTATATTCGCTGACCACTTGACTCCGGTTCTAGCTTATCGGTGTTTGGTTAAAGAGGATGATCGCGAGGCTCCTAGTTTTCTTTTCGAGTCCGTTCAGCCAGGGCGTGAATCCTCTAGTGTTGTAAGAAGCGTGAAgaattttcattaaatattaCTCTGCTATTTGCAATATATTGATGTTGATAGCTTATTGTTTCTGATATAAAGTttgcatcttttttttttttgcttgttgaatttggtttttTAGGGACGTTATAGTGTTGTTGGTTCTCATCCAGCAATGGAAATCGTAGCTAAAGATAACACAGTTACCATAATGGATCACGAGGAAGGGCGATTGACGGAGAAGGTTGTTGATGATCCTATGGAGGTTCCGAGAAGTATTTCTGAGGAATGGAGGCCACAACTTATTGATGATCTCCCAGATGCATTTTGTGGTAAGAAAATTGCGGTGAACAAGTTATATAAGTTAGCCTTATTATGTTAGTTTTAGAGGTGAAGTATTTATGATTCAGCATATGATGTACCTATAAATGCGATGATGGTAAATATATGTGTTTTGAAAAGCATCTAATTGACCTTAACAAGGAAGTAATAAAACTGTTTAGCCTCTAACCTTGCATTGGTGACCCCATCGGGTAGGGGCTGTAAGTATCACAGGATGGAGCTGTAGGTCTCCTTCACTGGGGTCTCACTCGTTTGAGGGCTTTTAGAACTGTGTTTATGTATATTTAACAAtattgtctaatttactgacGCTGTCCTTCTATTGGTCAACATGAACAGGTGGATGGGTTGGGTATTTCTCATATGATACAGTTCGTTACTCGGAGAAGAAGAAAGTATCATTCTCAAAAGCACCACTGGACGACAGAAATCTTGCGGACATTCATCTAGGACTCTATGATGACGTGATTGTGTTCGATCATGTGGAAAAGGTACTCTTGGGCAATTAATATGTGGACTCTTTTGATTGATTTCGTCGCtattattttttctatcaaattttgtaATAACTGTAAGTGGGGCCTTTATTGGACATCTTGATTGTCAGAAAGCTTTTGTGATTCACTGGGTGCGGCTTGATCGCTATGAATCTGTTCAGAAAGCCTACCAAGATGGGATGGATCGCTTGGAGGCACTCGCCTCTAAAGTACAGGATGTTGTTCCGTGAGTTCCTATCTCTTGACTTTTTTTcactgaaaaataaaattacagaaGGCCTGGCTTTGACATTCATATCTGCTTTCATTGTTAGCCCGAGGCTATCTCCAGGTGCAATAGAATTATGCACACATCAATTTGGAGATTCCCTAAAAAAGGCTAACATGACGAAGGACGAGTTCAAGAATGCAGTAATACAAGCTAAAGAGCATATTCTCTCTGGAGACATATTTCAGATTGTTTTAAGTCAGCGCTTTGAGCGCAGAACATTtgcagacccgtttgaagtctACAGGGCATTAAGAGTTGTGAATCCGAGTCCATATATGACCTACTTGCAAGTATGTTACTCCAAATTACCAATCTAGCTGTTTTTATTGTGTGCTTTTCCTACTACAAATAAATTCTCAATCTTTGAATCACATCTTAACAGGCGAGAGGGTGTATTCTGGTTTCTTCAAGCCCAGAAATACTTACCAGTGTAAAGAAGGTATGAAAATCTATCCATACTACATTTTTCTGATATTGTTACTATATAGAGAGAAAAGTGGTGAACTAATCATTAGATAAAAAGAATTAATATGAGATTGTAATGCATTTTTTTCATGCCATTCATGATGCATAATGTTAATATTCTGAAGCAGCTCGCTTTGTGATTTTTAACAGCAAAAGATTGTCAACCGACCTCTGGCTGGGACTACAAGAAGAGGGAAGACTTCGAAGGAAGATAAGATGCAAGAAATGCAGCTACTAAATGATGAAAAACAGTGTGCGGAGCATATCATGCTGGTTGATTTGGGACGTAACGATGTTGGGAAGGTACcttctatatgttttatttttttggatagTAGACACACTTAATGTTTACTTCTAGTCTAGCATGTGCACTTCAGACAttgtcccttttttttttttttataatcaaattttcgGTTTAAATTTCTTACCATGATTAGGCATGAAAAGATTTCATCGAAAGATAATTAGCGTTAAGCATCACGCAATGTGCGTCATTTTGGGTCAGCTTTATACTTTCACCTGATTGTATATAGGTCATGTGCACTTTGGACATtgtcctttttttttataatcaaattttcgATTTGAATTTCTTACCATGATTAGGCATGAAAAGATTTCATCGAAAGATAATTAGCGTTAAGCATCACGCAATGCGCGTCATTTTGGGTCAGCTTTATACTTTCACCTGATTATCTGTATATCGGTGACGACTCATTTGAACAGCTTGACTGCATCTATGCAAATTATTAAGTACGTATCTTCAAAATAAAGGACTCTTAAGCATTttggtatatttttattataaaggtTGTCGGTGATGCACTAGATGAAATATTATATCTGTCATAAATCCTTATCATCAATCATCACCATAAACATATTATTGCTCCTGTTGTTTCCTTTAATTTGGAACTAATTCTTGATGTAGATCTCGAAATCCGGTTCTGTGAATGTTGAAAAGTTAATGACTGTTGAACGCTACTCTCATGTGATGCACATCAGCTCCACGGTTAGTGCTAGCATATGTGGATTATCTTTACATTGTTTTCATAATGTTTATTTTGCCTCAAAGCTATGAAAAGCTTATATTGCTTATCTTGGTGATATCTATATTGTATTTCTTATATATACACAGGTTACTGGGGAGTTGCTTGATCATTTAAGTTCGTGGGATGCCCTCCGTGCTGCATTACCTGTTGGAACTGTCAGCGGAGCACCAAAGGTCATATCATCATATCTACATCACCTCTGACTTTTCTAAATCTGCTTCACTAGTTTATATTGATTCATATCCATGTAACCTGATATTGGAATTCCTTTGATTTTAACTGGTCCAGAACGCAAGCATGTTttgctttattttttttttgacaaaaaaaaaatttattgttttgctTTATTTTTATTCAGGCCAGAAAAAATTTATACTAACAACCTTTTAAAATCTGGAGGATTGACACAAGCCGATGTTGGATAATTAAGTTGCAAACAAATAAGCCTCTTCATTCTGTCCcatttttctatcaatttaatGCTCACTTGCTCAGATATGCTCCTTTCAGTGCTTCTACTATAATTTGATCATTTGCTGCAATCTTCTAAAAACAGGTGAAAGCAATGgaattaattgataaatttgaaGTAACCAGACGGGGGCCTTACAGCGGGGGGTTTGGAGGTATATCGTACACCGGGGATATGGAAATTGCTTTAGCTCTGAGGACCATTGTGTTTCCAACAGGAAGCCGGTATGACACAATGTACTTGTATAAGGATGCTGAGCAGCGCCAGGAATGGGTTGCCTACCTTCAAGCTGGAGCTGGGATCGTGGCAGACAGCACTCCAGAGGACGAACACCAAGAATGTGAAAACAAAGCTGCTGGT of Daucus carota subsp. sativus chromosome 3, DH1 v3.0, whole genome shotgun sequence contains these proteins:
- the LOC108211840 gene encoding anthranilate synthase alpha subunit 1, chloroplastic, whose amino-acid sequence is MQALSFSPRLFPSTHRQSLPPATSFSIGKSCLVSSPSLSLPAFSQCRAVQSPHEVAGEVKFMEASQLGNVIPLHRVIFADHLTPVLAYRCLVKEDDREAPSFLFESVQPGRESSSVGRYSVVGSHPAMEIVAKDNTVTIMDHEEGRLTEKVVDDPMEVPRSISEEWRPQLIDDLPDAFCGGWVGYFSYDTVRYSEKKKVSFSKAPLDDRNLADIHLGLYDDVIVFDHVEKKAFVIHWVRLDRYESVQKAYQDGMDRLEALASKVQDVVPPRLSPGAIELCTHQFGDSLKKANMTKDEFKNAVIQAKEHILSGDIFQIVLSQRFERRTFADPFEVYRALRVVNPSPYMTYLQARGCILVSSSPEILTSVKKQKIVNRPLAGTTRRGKTSKEDKMQEMQLLNDEKQCAEHIMLVDLGRNDVGKISKSGSVNVEKLMTVERYSHVMHISSTVTGELLDHLSSWDALRAALPVGTVSGAPKVKAMELIDKFEVTRRGPYSGGFGGISYTGDMEIALALRTIVFPTGSRYDTMYLYKDAEQRQEWVAYLQAGAGIVADSTPEDEHQECENKAAGLARAIDLAESAFLS